A region from the Medicago truncatula cultivar Jemalong A17 chromosome 6, MtrunA17r5.0-ANR, whole genome shotgun sequence genome encodes:
- the LOC25496414 gene encoding albumin-1, with protein sequence MTYAKLATLAVFFLATLIIFPMKKVEADRCAMAVCSDSLKTCGSVYCVCIPNEYRCLPASYKDLVKIPGKNPNYCQSHVECKEKGRGSFCARYPSPNVDYGWCVASISEAEDFFFKLASKSTVTKDFLKMFEIA encoded by the exons ATGACTTATGCTAAGCTGGCTACTTTGGCTGTGTTCTTCCTTGCAACATTGA TAATATTCCCGATGAAGAAGGTAGAAGCCGACCGTTGTGCTATGGCTGTTTGTTCAGATTCACTTAAAACATGTGGTAGCGTATATTGTGTTTGTATCCCCAATGAATATAGATGCTTACCTGCATCATACAAAGATCTTGTGAAAATACCTGGAAAAAATCCAAACTATTGTCAGTCTCATGTGGAATGCAAGGAGAAGGGACGTGGTAGCTTTTGCGCTCGTTATCCTAGTCCTAATGTCGATTATGGTTGGTGTGTTGCCTCTATATCAGAGGCAGAAGACTTCTTCTTCAAGCTTGCCTCTAAATCTACCGTCACAAAAGACTTCTTGAAGATGTTTGAGATAGCTTAA